A part of Blastopirellula retiformator genomic DNA contains:
- a CDS encoding phage portal protein encodes MAKTTNNPTDYVREAQQLQARLQVHYLEQEVALLEQDASRPQRVVHESYVDMAPVRQGFTELPHGQAGPVMPDIASDRANGDFWPTFNTEWALSELRGAARALAQTSYGSGILGSLKSYIIRTGFDYAATAIRGQNTPDRLVAEVQRIVDELLSDNRWELDFEQELCEAERTDGEIILALEQDGGQVRIRRAEPSWLTEPADKEYLERRMGVASQLNWRYGIATDADDASRVHGYFIQWNADASAWNLYPSSRIVHIKGNTPRHVKRGLTDFYPVIVDLADAIALNRRMSKGAAIQASIAMIIEAVSGSGGLGIGGDSPVGGSLTRNDGGTGTRITSSGQYVSERRSDWHEGMVIDTKNKKFQAGPMGGTQAANFVQVLQAGLRSIGVRWQMPEYMISGDASNNNYASILEAGSPFVCRIEGEQEKLCKAYERMLWAVVRIACETGRLNLHRYGMTWKDLRRCVNLIVSATSPVIRKRGEDFTVDEKLYDKGLMSGDTLAAKYDLDPEEEREKGAKPQPAALPFGQPAATEVDPRISQARAAAQEALRLYGNGKGVHD; translated from the coding sequence GACCGACTACGTCCGCGAAGCCCAACAGCTTCAAGCGCGGCTGCAGGTGCATTACCTGGAGCAAGAGGTCGCGTTGCTCGAGCAAGACGCGTCGCGCCCGCAGCGAGTCGTCCACGAATCCTACGTCGACATGGCGCCGGTTCGTCAGGGATTTACCGAATTGCCGCACGGCCAGGCCGGGCCGGTCATGCCCGACATCGCCAGCGATCGGGCCAACGGCGACTTCTGGCCGACGTTCAACACCGAGTGGGCGCTATCGGAACTTCGCGGCGCCGCCCGTGCACTGGCTCAAACGTCCTACGGTTCGGGCATTCTTGGCTCACTCAAGAGCTACATTATCCGGACCGGGTTCGATTACGCGGCGACGGCGATACGCGGACAAAATACGCCTGATCGTCTGGTCGCCGAGGTCCAGCGCATCGTCGACGAACTGTTGAGCGACAACCGCTGGGAGCTTGATTTTGAACAAGAGCTATGCGAGGCCGAGCGTACCGACGGCGAAATCATCCTCGCCCTAGAGCAAGACGGCGGCCAGGTCCGGATTCGTCGCGCCGAGCCTTCCTGGCTGACCGAGCCGGCTGACAAGGAATACCTTGAGCGGCGCATGGGCGTTGCGTCGCAACTCAACTGGCGATACGGAATCGCGACCGACGCCGACGACGCTTCGCGGGTCCATGGTTATTTCATCCAGTGGAACGCCGACGCATCGGCATGGAACCTTTACCCGTCGAGCCGGATCGTCCACATCAAGGGCAACACGCCGCGGCACGTGAAACGTGGGCTGACCGACTTTTACCCGGTGATCGTTGATTTAGCTGACGCGATCGCGCTCAATCGACGCATGAGCAAGGGGGCCGCGATTCAGGCGTCAATCGCGATGATCATCGAAGCGGTTTCCGGGTCGGGAGGACTAGGGATTGGCGGCGACTCGCCTGTTGGCGGCTCACTTACCCGCAACGATGGCGGAACCGGCACTCGAATCACCTCCAGCGGCCAGTACGTCTCGGAACGACGCAGCGATTGGCATGAAGGGATGGTGATCGATACCAAGAACAAGAAGTTCCAGGCGGGCCCGATGGGCGGAACCCAGGCCGCGAACTTCGTTCAGGTGCTGCAAGCTGGCTTGCGATCGATCGGGGTTCGCTGGCAGATGCCCGAATACATGATCAGCGGCGACGCTAGCAATAACAACTACGCGTCGATCCTGGAAGCCGGCAGTCCGTTCGTCTGCCGCATCGAAGGCGAGCAGGAAAAGCTCTGCAAGGCGTATGAGCGGATGCTGTGGGCCGTGGTCAGAATCGCCTGCGAGACCGGCCGCCTGAACCTGCACCGCTACGGCATGACCTGGAAAGACTTGCGGCGATGCGTCAACCTCATCGTTAGCGCGACAAGCCCGGTGATTCGCAAACGCGGCGAAGATTTTACTGTCGATGAAAAGTTGTACGACAAGGGGCTGATGTCGGGCGACACGCTGGCCGCGAAGTACGACCTCGACCCCGAGGAGGAGCGGGAGAAGGGGGCGAAGCCGCAGCCGGCCGCATTGCCGTTTGGCCAGCCAGCCGCCACGGAAGTCGATCCGCGAATCTCCCAAGCTCGAGCCGCCGCCCAAGAAGCCTTGCGTCTCTACGGCAACGGAAAGGGGGTTCACGACTAA